The following proteins are encoded in a genomic region of Candidatus Acidiferrales bacterium:
- a CDS encoding carboxypeptidase-like regulatory domain-containing protein, which translates to MLVLLGLLLAATAPDLIGASRAPTWGKLSGIVVDENGTPQMGATVWVISEHGLGGAPVKLFTNDRGIFSANRLLPGLYSVRVTLASYLPAVKSRVAVDLKRPGFLTVRLDSILTSLSALHRPAQADVDPDEWKWVVRTSPISRPVLRMVGREEPQVQEAGKRSGESGRRVKDRMMAELSSGTGRRGSLNHSLGTFGSGFAYEHNLAGTAKLLFAGDFGYQRGLAAAFSTLWLPNGSFEEGSHASFSLRQSFMPGGMRSNVPGAVPYFRAVRTRYGSQIPLGGSFLLRYEVEYQAVGLGGRRQAILPAASLVYEVNANTRLTLRVATQPGGLPSPDSLLRAALNELDQFPAMMLRDGRPIFQTGLYEEVGYEQRLGPNALFQAAAFYEQLHHTSVRGRGDAGLALDPANFLSDLAAGGFAYDGGGVRTNGFRVGYSRKFSDQWEASFGYGLAGALTAHSRALSDIAELRDLLHSRYQQSLMARVVTRLPQYGTRVVASYRWISGDVVAPPDVFNESFTLADSHLNLEVRQPLPGFFVFPAGRVEARADFRNLLAQGYVPIRSSDGRVIYLIPAFRTFRGSVSFQF; encoded by the coding sequence ATGCTTGTCCTTCTCGGCCTCTTGCTGGCGGCCACTGCCCCGGATCTCATCGGCGCGAGCCGCGCGCCAACATGGGGAAAGCTCTCTGGCATAGTGGTGGATGAAAACGGCACCCCACAGATGGGCGCCACCGTGTGGGTGATCTCCGAACACGGCCTGGGCGGCGCTCCCGTCAAGCTCTTCACCAACGATCGCGGCATCTTCTCCGCCAACCGCCTCCTGCCCGGGCTTTATTCCGTCCGGGTGACCCTGGCCAGCTACTTGCCGGCGGTGAAGAGCCGCGTAGCCGTGGACCTGAAAAGGCCCGGCTTCCTCACGGTTCGTCTTGACTCGATTCTCACGTCGCTCAGCGCTCTGCATCGGCCCGCGCAAGCCGACGTGGACCCCGACGAATGGAAGTGGGTGGTGCGCACCTCGCCCATCAGCCGGCCGGTCTTGCGGATGGTGGGACGCGAAGAACCCCAGGTGCAAGAGGCGGGAAAGCGTAGCGGCGAGTCGGGGCGGCGCGTGAAGGACCGCATGATGGCCGAACTCAGCTCCGGCACAGGCCGGCGCGGTTCGTTAAACCATAGCCTGGGCACCTTCGGGAGTGGCTTTGCCTATGAGCACAATCTCGCCGGCACCGCCAAGCTGCTATTTGCCGGTGATTTTGGCTACCAACGTGGCTTGGCGGCGGCTTTCTCTACCCTATGGTTGCCCAACGGCTCCTTCGAAGAAGGTTCGCATGCTTCCTTCAGCCTGCGGCAGTCGTTTATGCCTGGCGGCATGCGCTCCAATGTCCCCGGCGCTGTCCCTTACTTCCGCGCCGTCCGCACCCGTTACGGCAGTCAGATCCCGCTGGGCGGAAGCTTCTTGTTGCGCTACGAGGTCGAATATCAGGCCGTCGGGCTCGGCGGCCGTCGGCAGGCGATCTTGCCGGCTGCCTCGCTCGTTTATGAAGTCAACGCCAACACTCGCCTGACCCTGCGCGTCGCCACTCAACCCGGCGGTCTTCCATCCCCCGATTCGCTTTTGCGCGCTGCCTTGAACGAACTGGATCAGTTTCCGGCGATGATGTTGCGCGATGGCCGGCCCATTTTCCAGACCGGCTTATACGAAGAGGTCGGGTATGAACAACGCTTGGGTCCCAACGCGCTCTTCCAAGCGGCCGCGTTTTACGAGCAATTGCATCATACCTCGGTGCGTGGCCGAGGCGATGCCGGCCTGGCGCTCGACCCGGCAAACTTTCTTTCTGACTTGGCGGCTGGCGGCTTTGCCTACGATGGCGGCGGGGTCCGCACCAACGGCTTCCGCGTTGGCTACAGCCGGAAATTCTCTGACCAATGGGAGGCTTCTTTCGGCTATGGGTTGGCTGGGGCGCTGACGGCTCACTCACGCGCCCTCTCGGACATCGCCGAGCTGCGCGATCTCCTTCACTCGCGCTACCAGCAATCGCTGATGGCCCGGGTGGTCACCCGCCTGCCGCAATACGGCACGCGCGTCGTGGCGAGCTATCGCTGGATCTCAGGCGACGTGGTGGCGCCTCCAGATGTTTTCAACGAGTCGTTCACCCTCGCCGATTCTCATCTCAACCTCGAAGTCCGCCAGCCTTTGCCGGGTTTCTTTGTCTTTCCGGCGGGACGGGTTGAAGCCAGAGCGGATTTCCGGAACCTGCTGGCCCAAGGCTATGTCCCGATTCGCTCCTCCGATGGTCGGGTGATCTATTTGATTCCGGCGTTTCGGACCTTCCGCGGCAGCGTCAGCTTCCAATTCTAG